One genomic window of Sphingopyxis sp. OPL5 includes the following:
- a CDS encoding dihydrolipoamide acetyltransferase family protein, translating into MARYSFRLPDIGEGIAEAEIVAWHVKVGERVEEDAQLADMMTDKATVEMESPVSGVVVELAGEVGDLIPIGSTLAVIETDGDGDGEIEAPPADTPVEKEIVAETPGAEEASVAEVAAPVPAATPAPAPAPVLAPLAAPAHDRQVLASPAVRARAKDLGVDLGQIHAEGDRIRHADLDAFLRYSGGQGYHAPGASRARADEPIKVIGMRRKIAENMAASKRAIPHFTYVEEMDVTALEDMRADLNANRGGRPKLTMLPFLIVAICRTIPQFPMINARYDDEGGVVTRYGAVHLGMATQTDAGLMVPVIRDAQDKNVWQLASEITRLAEAARTGKAKVEELTGGTLTVTSLGPLGGIATTPVINRPEVAIIGPNKIVERPVFDGDEIRRAKLMNLSISCDHRVVDGWDAASYVQALKKLVETPVLLFAD; encoded by the coding sequence ATGGCCCGCTATTCATTCCGTCTGCCCGACATCGGCGAAGGCATCGCCGAGGCCGAAATCGTTGCCTGGCATGTGAAGGTCGGCGAGCGCGTTGAGGAAGACGCCCAGCTTGCTGACATGATGACCGACAAGGCGACCGTCGAAATGGAATCGCCCGTGTCGGGTGTGGTCGTCGAACTGGCGGGCGAGGTCGGCGACCTGATCCCGATCGGGTCGACCCTCGCGGTGATCGAGACCGACGGCGATGGAGATGGCGAGATCGAAGCGCCGCCCGCCGACACGCCGGTCGAGAAAGAAATCGTCGCGGAAACGCCGGGTGCCGAGGAAGCGTCGGTCGCCGAAGTCGCTGCGCCGGTTCCCGCTGCGACGCCTGCGCCGGCTCCTGCACCTGTGTTGGCCCCGTTAGCCGCGCCCGCACACGACCGTCAGGTCCTCGCGTCTCCCGCTGTCCGCGCGCGCGCCAAGGATCTTGGCGTCGATCTCGGCCAGATCCACGCCGAGGGCGACCGCATCCGCCATGCCGACCTCGACGCCTTCCTCCGCTACAGCGGCGGGCAGGGCTATCATGCCCCCGGCGCGAGCCGCGCGCGCGCCGACGAGCCGATCAAGGTCATCGGCATGCGCCGCAAGATCGCCGAGAATATGGCGGCGTCGAAACGCGCGATCCCGCACTTCACTTATGTCGAGGAAATGGACGTCACGGCGCTGGAGGATATGCGCGCCGACCTCAATGCCAATCGCGGCGGCCGTCCCAAGCTGACAATGCTGCCCTTCCTGATCGTCGCAATCTGCCGCACCATCCCGCAATTCCCGATGATCAATGCGCGCTACGACGACGAGGGCGGCGTGGTGACGCGTTATGGCGCGGTGCATCTCGGCATGGCGACGCAGACCGACGCTGGACTGATGGTCCCGGTGATCCGCGACGCCCAGGACAAGAATGTCTGGCAACTCGCGAGCGAAATCACGCGCTTGGCCGAAGCTGCGCGCACCGGCAAGGCGAAGGTCGAGGAACTGACCGGCGGCACGCTGACCGTGACCTCGCTCGGTCCGCTCGGCGGTATCGCGACGACCCCGGTGATCAACCGGCCGGAGGTCGCGATCATCGGCCCGAACAAGATCGTCGAGCGGCCCGTGTTCGACGGCGACGAGATTCGCCGCGCGAAGCTGATGAATCTGTCGATCAGCTGCGACCACCGCGTCGTCGATGGCTGGGACGCCGCGAGCTATGTCCAGGCGCTCAAGAAGCTGGTCGAGACGCCGGTTCTGCTGTTCGCGGACTGA
- a CDS encoding N-formylglutamate amidohydrolase, translating into MTRPFLSTNAVSVTRPDTAATPIVVSVAHAGRIYPPELLAAARATRLELERLEDSWSDLIAARAGEAGASVVQALWARAVADCNRAEGQMAPGEVAPALRPQYSAPGRKERAGLGVVPTRLADVGPLWKRPIDRAALAWRLDSLHRPFHEALADALEGARRRHGHAILIDLHSMPSIPVGQAGHGARIVIGDRFGDTADGWLVDTVVTAAERLGVPVSRNQPYAGGHIIRSHGRPDRGVHAVQIEIDRSLYLRRDRSPDADKLGPLSDWFYGLLGDVARAWPGAVALPQAAE; encoded by the coding sequence ATGACGCGCCCTTTCCTTTCGACCAACGCCGTTTCGGTCACGCGTCCGGACACCGCAGCCACGCCGATCGTGGTGTCGGTGGCGCATGCGGGGCGCATCTATCCGCCCGAACTGCTCGCCGCGGCGCGTGCGACGCGGCTCGAACTCGAACGGCTCGAGGACAGCTGGTCCGACCTGATCGCCGCGCGCGCAGGCGAGGCCGGCGCGTCCGTGGTGCAAGCGTTGTGGGCGCGTGCGGTGGCCGATTGCAATCGCGCTGAAGGACAGATGGCGCCGGGCGAAGTCGCCCCCGCGCTGCGCCCGCAATATTCGGCACCGGGCCGCAAGGAGCGCGCGGGGCTGGGCGTCGTGCCGACGCGGCTCGCCGATGTCGGGCCTTTATGGAAAAGGCCGATCGACCGGGCGGCGCTCGCCTGGCGGCTCGATTCGCTGCATCGCCCCTTTCACGAGGCGCTCGCCGACGCGCTGGAGGGCGCGCGCCGGCGCCATGGCCATGCGATATTGATCGACCTGCACAGCATGCCGTCGATTCCGGTGGGGCAGGCGGGGCATGGCGCGCGGATCGTCATCGGTGACCGATTCGGCGATACGGCCGACGGTTGGCTGGTCGATACGGTGGTAACGGCCGCCGAGCGGCTGGGCGTTCCGGTGTCGCGCAACCAGCCCTATGCCGGCGGACATATCATTCGCAGCCACGGCCGTCCCGATCGCGGCGTACACGCCGTGCAGATCGAGATCGACCGCAGCCTCTATCTGCGCCGCGACCGGTCGCCCGACGCCGACAAGCTGGGTCCGTTAAGCGACTGGTTTTACGGGTTGTTGGGCGATGTGGCGCGGGCCTGGCCGGGCGCCGTGGCACTGCCCCAAGCTGCCGAATAA
- the thyA gene encoding thymidylate synthase, producing MTRSRERILPESIHYELQYLDLMRRIWVEGDERVDRTGVGTRSLFGETMRFSLADDAIPLLTTKRVYWKTALRELLWFLTGDTNIRSLVAQGVKIWTDWPLEKYRKATGDDINAADFEARIIADDDFAAQWGDLGPVYGHQWVNWPRYESAGEGLFRRSEQGHNQIAALIESLRTNPGSRRHIFTGWNVADLDRMALPPCHMTYQFHVRSDGGLSCLLFQRSCDLGLGFAFNVFEAALLTRMVAEQAGLHAHELVWTGGDVHLYLNHADLVEQQMSRIPGGAPKLRILRRPPSIFDYKFEDFAVEAYAPQAHISAPVAV from the coding sequence ATGACGAGAAGCCGGGAGCGAATCTTGCCTGAGTCCATCCATTATGAACTGCAATATCTCGACCTGATGCGCCGCATCTGGGTCGAGGGCGACGAGCGCGTCGACCGCACCGGCGTCGGCACGCGCTCGCTGTTTGGCGAGACGATGCGTTTCTCGCTTGCGGACGATGCTATCCCGCTGCTGACGACGAAGCGCGTCTATTGGAAAACCGCGCTGCGCGAGCTTTTGTGGTTCCTCACCGGCGACACCAATATCCGGTCGCTGGTGGCGCAGGGGGTGAAAATCTGGACCGACTGGCCGCTCGAAAAATATCGCAAGGCGACCGGCGACGACATCAACGCCGCCGATTTCGAGGCGCGGATCATCGCGGACGACGACTTCGCCGCGCAATGGGGCGACCTCGGCCCGGTCTATGGCCACCAGTGGGTCAACTGGCCGCGCTACGAGTCGGCGGGTGAGGGGCTGTTCCGCCGTTCGGAGCAGGGGCACAACCAGATCGCGGCGCTCATCGAATCGCTCCGGACCAATCCGGGGTCGCGGCGCCATATCTTCACCGGCTGGAACGTCGCCGATCTCGACCGCATGGCGCTGCCCCCGTGCCATATGACCTATCAGTTTCACGTCCGCAGCGATGGCGGGCTATCGTGCCTGCTCTTCCAGCGCTCGTGCGACCTCGGCCTGGGTTTCGCGTTCAACGTCTTCGAAGCCGCATTGCTGACGCGCATGGTCGCCGAGCAGGCGGGGCTGCACGCGCACGAACTGGTGTGGACCGGGGGCGACGTGCATTTGTATCTCAATCACGCCGACCTGGTCGAACAGCAGATGTCGCGCATTCCCGGCGGGGCGCCGAAGCTGCGCATCCTTCGCCGGCCTCCGAGCATTTTCGACTATAAATTCGAGGATTTCGCGGTCGAAGCCTATGCCCCGCAAGCGCATATTTCAGCGCCGGTGGCGGTCTGA
- the cpdR gene encoding cell cycle two-component system response regulator CpdR, with product MIRILLAEDDDVMREYLARALTSAGYHVTAVDRGTEAVPYIDSGTFDLLLSDIVMPEMDGIELAQHAAKVAPQTQVMFITGFAAVSLRAEENVPQAKLLSKPFHLKDLVREVDNLFGRADRSNQQ from the coding sequence ATGATTCGCATATTGCTGGCCGAAGATGACGATGTAATGCGCGAATATCTCGCGCGGGCGCTGACCAGCGCCGGTTATCACGTCACCGCGGTCGACCGCGGGACCGAGGCGGTTCCCTATATCGATTCGGGCACCTTCGACCTGCTCCTGTCGGACATTGTCATGCCCGAAATGGACGGAATCGAGCTCGCGCAGCACGCCGCGAAGGTCGCACCGCAAACGCAGGTCATGTTCATCACCGGTTTCGCCGCGGTTTCGCTGCGCGCCGAGGAAAATGTGCCGCAGGCGAAGCTGCTGTCGAAGCCGTTTCACCTCAAGGATCTGGTGCGCGAGGTCGACAATCTGTTCGGCCGCGCCGACCGTTCGAACCAACAATAA
- a CDS encoding thiamine pyrophosphate-dependent enzyme: protein MPETPRMPASNLPPLSLHIPEPRYRPGDTPDFGDIAVPSVDATPRPSEDTKPDAMRELCYGLVRVLDFDGVAKGPWDPKIAPERLRAMLRTMMLVRAFDDRMFRAQRQGKTSFYMKCTGEEATSVASTMALDRSDMCFPSYRQQGILITRDYPLIQMMNQIYSNRGDHLMGRQLPIMYSAPEHGFFSVSGNLATQYPQAVGWAMASASKGDSRIATVWCGEGSSAEGDFHSALTFATVYNAPVIFNVVNNQWAISSFSGFAGGERTTFAARAVGYGIAGLRIDGNDPLAVYAATQWAADRARTNNGPTLIEHFTYRSEGHSTSDDPSAYRPSDEPTIWPFGDPIARLKQHLIILGEWDEDRHAAQRTELDDLVKTTQKQSEKLGILGHGMHQPFETMFEDVFEEMPWHLKEQCDQMLAEQEAKFGPNWKPE, encoded by the coding sequence ATGCCCGAGACGCCTCGGATGCCGGCGAGCAACCTGCCGCCGCTGTCGCTCCATATCCCCGAGCCGCGCTATCGTCCGGGCGACACCCCCGACTTCGGCGATATCGCGGTGCCCTCCGTCGATGCGACCCCGCGCCCCAGCGAAGACACCAAACCCGATGCGATGCGCGAGCTGTGCTACGGCCTCGTCCGCGTGCTCGATTTCGACGGGGTGGCGAAGGGGCCGTGGGATCCGAAGATCGCGCCCGAGCGTCTCCGCGCGATGCTCCGCACTATGATGCTCGTACGCGCCTTCGACGATCGCATGTTCCGCGCCCAGCGCCAGGGCAAGACCAGCTTCTACATGAAATGTACCGGCGAAGAGGCGACCTCGGTCGCCTCGACCATGGCGCTCGACCGGTCGGACATGTGCTTCCCCAGCTATCGCCAGCAGGGCATATTGATCACGCGCGACTATCCGCTGATCCAGATGATGAACCAGATCTACTCGAACCGCGGCGACCATCTGATGGGCCGCCAGCTGCCGATCATGTATTCGGCACCCGAGCACGGTTTCTTCAGCGTCTCGGGCAATTTGGCGACCCAATATCCGCAGGCGGTGGGCTGGGCGATGGCCTCGGCATCGAAGGGCGACAGCCGGATCGCGACCGTCTGGTGCGGCGAAGGTTCATCGGCCGAGGGCGATTTCCACTCGGCGTTGACTTTTGCGACCGTCTACAACGCGCCGGTGATCTTCAACGTCGTCAACAACCAGTGGGCGATTTCGAGCTTCTCGGGCTTCGCTGGCGGCGAGCGCACGACCTTTGCCGCGCGTGCGGTTGGTTATGGCATTGCCGGGCTGCGCATCGACGGCAATGACCCGCTCGCGGTTTACGCCGCGACGCAATGGGCGGCGGATCGCGCACGCACCAACAATGGCCCGACCTTGATCGAGCATTTCACCTATCGCAGCGAAGGCCACAGCACTTCCGACGACCCGAGCGCCTATCGCCCGTCCGATGAGCCGACGATCTGGCCGTTCGGTGACCCGATCGCGCGGCTGAAGCAGCATCTGATCATTCTCGGCGAATGGGATGAAGACCGTCACGCGGCGCAGCGCACCGAACTCGACGATCTGGTCAAGACGACCCAGAAGCAATCGGAAAAGCTCGGTATTCTTGGCCACGGCATGCATCAGCCGTTCGAGACCATGTTCGAGGACGTGTTTGAGGAGATGCCCTGGCACCTCAAGGAACAATGCGATCAGATGCTCGCCGAGCAAGAGGCCAAATTCGGCCCCAATTGGAAGCCCGAATGA
- a CDS encoding alpha-ketoacid dehydrogenase subunit beta, translated as MMAPETQATTKTMNMIEAINSAMDVMLERDPNTVVMGEDVGYFGGVFRATAGLQKKHGKTRVFDTPINECGIIGVAVGMGAYGLRPVPEIQFADYIYPGLDQLVSEAARLRYRSAADFICPMTVRTPFGGGIFGGQTHSQSPESIMTHICGVKTVIPSNPYDAKGLLIAAIEDNDPVVFLEPKRIYNGPFSGYYDRPVEPWSKHEASAVPEGHYRIELGKAATVRAGEALTILVYGTMVHVTKTIVEEMGIDAEIIDLRTLLPLDIGAIEASVQKTGRCLIIHEATRTSGFGAELAALVQERCFYHLEAPVERVTGFDTPYPHSLEWAYFPGPVRIATALTKILKD; from the coding sequence ATGATGGCCCCCGAGACTCAAGCGACCACCAAGACCATGAACATGATCGAGGCGATCAACAGCGCCATGGACGTCATGCTCGAACGCGACCCCAACACCGTGGTGATGGGCGAAGATGTCGGCTATTTCGGCGGCGTGTTCCGCGCCACCGCGGGCCTGCAGAAAAAGCATGGCAAGACCCGCGTGTTCGACACCCCGATCAACGAATGCGGCATCATCGGCGTCGCGGTCGGCATGGGCGCCTATGGCCTGCGCCCGGTCCCCGAAATCCAGTTCGCCGATTACATCTATCCGGGGCTCGACCAACTGGTCAGCGAGGCCGCACGGCTGCGCTATCGCTCGGCGGCCGACTTCATCTGCCCGATGACGGTGCGCACCCCCTTCGGCGGCGGCATCTTCGGTGGTCAGACCCACAGCCAGTCGCCCGAGAGCATCATGACGCATATCTGCGGCGTGAAGACGGTCATCCCGTCGAACCCCTATGATGCCAAGGGCCTGCTGATCGCGGCGATCGAGGATAACGACCCCGTCGTTTTTCTCGAACCCAAGCGCATCTATAACGGCCCGTTCAGCGGCTATTACGACCGCCCGGTCGAGCCTTGGTCGAAGCATGAAGCGAGCGCGGTTCCCGAGGGTCATTACCGCATCGAACTCGGCAAGGCCGCGACGGTTCGCGCCGGCGAAGCGCTGACCATCCTCGTCTATGGCACGATGGTCCATGTCACCAAGACGATCGTCGAGGAAATGGGCATCGATGCCGAGATCATCGACCTGCGCACGCTGCTGCCGCTCGATATCGGGGCGATCGAGGCGTCGGTGCAAAAGACCGGCCGCTGCCTGATCATCCATGAAGCGACGCGCACCTCGGGCTTCGGCGCCGAACTGGCGGCGCTCGTCCAGGAACGTTGTTTTTACCATCTCGAGGCGCCGGTCGAACGCGTCACCGGTTTCGACACGCCCTATCCGCACAGCCTCGAATGGGCCTATTTCCCCGGCCCGGTGCGCATCGCGACCGCGCTCACCAAGATTTTGAAGGACTGA
- a CDS encoding JAB domain-containing protein, with amino-acid sequence MTRYETIEAPGAQPASPGFVPRDDEEELPRLLLRPCFPVDGEILLIAGFDAFDRLLCLERAESDRAGRCIVPPPVWRAALETKPAQIVMAHNHPSGIARPSDADLAATRESTRFLALLGVTLSDHMIFTADGHFSFWRAGLL; translated from the coding sequence ATGACACGATATGAAACCATCGAGGCGCCGGGCGCGCAGCCGGCGTCGCCCGGCTTTGTGCCGCGCGACGACGAAGAAGAGTTGCCGCGGCTGCTGCTGCGCCCCTGCTTTCCGGTCGACGGCGAAATATTGCTGATTGCCGGATTCGACGCGTTCGACCGGTTGCTGTGCCTCGAACGCGCCGAAAGCGACCGCGCCGGGCGCTGTATCGTGCCGCCGCCGGTCTGGCGTGCGGCGCTCGAGACGAAACCCGCGCAGATCGTGATGGCGCACAACCATCCGTCGGGAATCGCGCGCCCGAGCGACGCCGACCTCGCCGCGACGCGCGAATCCACGCGTTTCCTGGCGCTGCTCGGCGTCACCCTGTCGGACCATATGATCTTTACTGCCGATGGACATTTCAGCTTTTGGCGTGCCGGATTGCTCTAG
- a CDS encoding alpha/beta fold hydrolase codes for MMASGPTSNSFISQRLKLHYADWGNQDAPPLLLVHGGRDHCRSWDWVAEKLCDRYHVIAPDLRGHGDSAWSPDGNYEIGAFVYDLAQLIHQLDLAPVTIVSHSMGGNISTRYTGLYPEKVRKLVSIEGLGPSPAVQEERTKTPFDERMRQWIADKRQAAGRQPRRYATLDEALARMMTENAYLTEEQARHLTIQGASRNEDGSWSWKFDNYLNIWTIFDMPQEELHKLWANITCPTLLLYGADSWASNPEKDGRIQYFKTAQVIEFENAGHWLHHDQFDRFMSTLDTFL; via the coding sequence ATGATGGCAAGCGGCCCCACTTCGAACAGCTTCATCTCGCAGCGGCTGAAGCTGCATTATGCCGATTGGGGCAATCAGGATGCGCCCCCGCTTTTGCTGGTCCATGGCGGGCGCGACCATTGCCGCAGTTGGGACTGGGTCGCCGAGAAATTGTGCGACCGCTATCACGTCATCGCGCCCGACCTGCGCGGTCATGGCGACAGCGCCTGGTCGCCCGACGGCAATTACGAGATCGGCGCCTTCGTCTACGACCTCGCGCAATTGATCCACCAGCTCGACCTCGCCCCGGTGACGATCGTTTCGCATTCGATGGGCGGCAATATTTCGACACGCTACACCGGCCTTTATCCGGAGAAGGTCCGGAAACTGGTATCGATCGAAGGACTCGGTCCCTCGCCCGCGGTACAGGAGGAGCGCACGAAGACCCCGTTCGACGAACGGATGCGCCAGTGGATCGCCGACAAGCGTCAGGCGGCGGGGCGGCAGCCCAGGCGCTATGCCACGCTCGACGAGGCGCTGGCGCGGATGATGACCGAAAATGCCTATCTGACCGAGGAACAGGCGCGCCACCTGACGATCCAGGGCGCGAGCCGCAACGAGGATGGCAGTTGGAGCTGGAAGTTCGACAATTACCTGAACATCTGGACGATCTTCGACATGCCGCAGGAGGAGTTGCACAAGCTGTGGGCGAATATAACGTGCCCGACGCTCCTTCTCTATGGTGCCGACAGCTGGGCCTCGAACCCCGAAAAGGACGGGCGCATCCAATATTTCAAGACCGCGCAGGTCATCGAATTCGAAAACGCCGGCCACTGGCTGCACCACGACCAGTTCGACCGGTTCATGTCCACGCTAGACACTTTCCTCTAA
- a CDS encoding SDR family oxidoreductase, translating into MSSFRDNLLAGKTAFIAGGTSGINLGIAKRFAQLGAKVAVAGRDPDKAQRAAGEIGHDAIGLSADVRDYAAIRDVMETVADKFGPMDIVISGAAGNFLAPVLGMSANAFRTVVDIDLNGTFNVFRGCHDLLNRPGASLIAITAGQAINASALQAHACAAKGGINQLIRVLALEWGPEVRVNGISPGPIAGTEGMARLAPDAASRQSHFDRIAMKRWGEVEEVAESAVFLCSPAAGYITGTILDCDGGSQIGDASRGDLARGMA; encoded by the coding sequence ATGAGCAGTTTTCGCGACAATCTGTTGGCGGGCAAGACGGCGTTCATCGCCGGCGGCACCAGCGGCATCAACCTGGGCATCGCCAAACGCTTTGCCCAACTCGGCGCCAAGGTCGCGGTCGCAGGCCGCGACCCCGACAAGGCACAGCGCGCGGCCGGTGAAATCGGCCATGACGCGATCGGCCTGTCGGCAGATGTGCGCGACTATGCGGCGATTCGCGATGTGATGGAGACCGTCGCCGACAAATTCGGGCCGATGGACATCGTCATTTCGGGCGCCGCGGGCAATTTCCTTGCCCCGGTGCTCGGCATGTCGGCGAACGCCTTCCGCACCGTGGTCGATATCGACCTCAACGGCACCTTCAACGTGTTCCGCGGTTGCCACGACCTGCTCAACCGACCCGGCGCGTCGCTGATCGCGATCACCGCGGGGCAGGCGATCAACGCCTCGGCGCTGCAGGCGCACGCCTGCGCCGCGAAGGGGGGGATCAACCAGCTGATCCGCGTCCTCGCGCTCGAATGGGGCCCCGAGGTGCGGGTGAACGGCATCTCGCCGGGGCCGATTGCGGGAACCGAGGGCATGGCGCGGCTCGCGCCCGACGCGGCGTCGCGCCAGTCGCATTTCGACCGCATCGCGATGAAGCGCTGGGGCGAGGTCGAGGAGGTCGCCGAATCGGCCGTGTTCCTGTGCAGCCCGGCTGCGGGCTATATCACCGGGACGATCCTCGACTGCGACGGGGGCAGCCAGATCGGCGACGCATCGCGCGGCGACCTGGCGCGTGGCATGGCGTAA